A single genomic interval of Desulfovibrio sp. harbors:
- the coaBC gene encoding bifunctional phosphopantothenoylcysteine decarboxylase/phosphopantothenate--cysteine ligase CoaBC encodes MIDQKSGLKTPFDHSTRFAQKRLHLGVCGSVACYRAADLLRAWCGMGIHVSATLTPGARHFVTPMLFESLGATPVYEDMFTSGQEIFAHLEPGQHAHVMVVAPASADALFRLAHGAADDMLAAQALAFDGPLVIAPAMNPRMWANPATQANVTLLRERGACIVAPGCGGTACGDEGEGRLAPLHDIFLAALRALSPQDMAGRRVMVTLGPTREAWDGVRFWSNPSSGLMGAALAVCAWLRGAEVTAICGPGVRTRMPQGIARRDVVSARDMFAVAANLWPQMDVGMFTAAVADFSPKPMGGRKFKKSEAPEGFSLDFQPNPDILQSLAEQRAPGQKILAFAAETAPDMHALLPLAHAKLARKKADLLAGNLVNAADSGFGSPTNSMAVVDAKGREEIWPNQSKADVAWELCSWLLRM; translated from the coding sequence ATGATCGACCAGAAAAGCGGCCTGAAAACGCCCTTTGATCACAGCACACGCTTTGCGCAAAAGCGCCTGCATCTCGGCGTGTGCGGCTCCGTGGCCTGCTACCGGGCTGCGGATCTTCTCAGGGCCTGGTGCGGCATGGGCATCCATGTTTCGGCCACGCTCACGCCCGGAGCGCGGCATTTTGTGACGCCCATGCTTTTCGAATCCCTGGGCGCAACGCCTGTCTACGAAGACATGTTCACTTCCGGGCAAGAAATTTTCGCCCACCTTGAACCGGGGCAGCACGCCCACGTCATGGTGGTGGCCCCGGCCTCGGCCGACGCGCTCTTCCGCCTTGCCCACGGCGCCGCCGACGACATGCTGGCCGCGCAGGCACTGGCCTTTGACGGGCCTCTTGTCATTGCCCCGGCCATGAATCCCCGCATGTGGGCCAACCCCGCCACCCAGGCCAATGTGACCCTGCTGCGCGAGCGTGGAGCCTGCATCGTTGCCCCCGGCTGCGGCGGTACCGCCTGCGGCGACGAGGGCGAAGGCAGGCTGGCCCCCCTGCACGACATTTTTCTCGCCGCCTTGCGGGCGCTGTCTCCGCAGGACATGGCGGGCAGACGCGTGATGGTCACCCTTGGCCCCACGCGCGAAGCCTGGGACGGGGTACGCTTCTGGTCCAACCCCTCCAGCGGCCTCATGGGCGCGGCCCTGGCCGTATGCGCATGGCTGCGCGGCGCGGAGGTCACGGCCATATGCGGCCCCGGCGTGCGCACTCGCATGCCGCAGGGCATAGCCAGGCGGGACGTCGTCAGCGCCAGAGACATGTTTGCCGTGGCCGCCAACCTCTGGCCCCAAATGGATGTGGGCATGTTCACCGCCGCTGTGGCGGACTTTTCACCCAAGCCCATGGGCGGGCGCAAGTTCAAAAAATCCGAAGCCCCGGAGGGCTTCAGCCTGGACTTTCAGCCCAATCCCGACATTTTGCAAAGCCTTGCGGAGCAGCGCGCGCCCGGACAGAAAATTCTGGCCTTTGCCGCTGAAACCGCGCCGGACATGCACGCCCTGCTGCCCCTGGCCCACGCCAAGCTTGCCCGCAAAAAGGCCGACCTCCTGGCTGGCAACCTCGTCAATGCTGCGGACAGCGGCTTTGGCTCGCCCACCAACAGCATGGCAGTGGTGGACGCCAAGGGACGCGAAGAAATCTGGCCCAACCAGAGCAAGGCCGACGTGGCCTGGGAGTTGTGTTCGTGGCTTTTGCGTATGTAA
- the queA gene encoding tRNA preQ1(34) S-adenosylmethionine ribosyltransferase-isomerase QueA has product MHIEEADFLLENYNFDLPQEQIAQFPPEERGSSRLLVMPRTGALDLHHKMFSDLPDCLPEGALLIANNSRVLQARLLGTRSTGGKVEFLLLTPLPLVVERAKADKSGGFFAEAEGLVRSGGSIREGETFDFGAGIRVTVLESGPFGQRRVRLGWKGDLAAAFAATGHIPLPPYIKRPDGEEDLSRYQTVYARQDKTGSVAAPTAGLHFTPPLREKLAERGFQWAEVTLYVGYGTFSPVRTPDIRSHRMHREYVEVPESTALAIAEARAQKRPVIAVGTTSLRTLEGVAELCGRVQAYMGWTDIFLYPGRPFRVVEGLVTNFHLPESSLLMLVAAFAGRKRMLDAYAEAIANGYRFFSYGDAMLIR; this is encoded by the coding sequence ATGCACATTGAGGAAGCGGATTTCTTACTGGAAAATTACAACTTCGACCTGCCGCAGGAACAGATAGCCCAGTTTCCCCCTGAAGAACGGGGCAGTTCGCGGCTGCTTGTCATGCCGCGCACGGGCGCACTTGACCTGCACCATAAAATGTTCAGTGATCTGCCGGACTGTCTGCCCGAAGGGGCATTATTGATAGCGAACAATTCCCGTGTATTGCAGGCGCGTCTTTTGGGTACGCGCTCCACGGGCGGCAAGGTGGAATTTTTGCTGCTCACGCCCCTGCCCCTGGTGGTGGAGCGGGCCAAGGCCGACAAAAGCGGCGGCTTTTTCGCAGAGGCTGAAGGGCTTGTGCGTTCTGGCGGCAGCATCCGTGAAGGGGAAACTTTTGATTTTGGCGCTGGCATCCGCGTGACCGTGCTGGAATCCGGCCCCTTCGGGCAGCGCCGCGTGCGCCTGGGCTGGAAGGGCGATCTGGCTGCGGCCTTTGCGGCCACGGGGCATATCCCCCTGCCGCCTTATATCAAGCGCCCTGACGGCGAAGAGGATTTGAGCCGCTACCAGACCGTCTATGCCCGGCAGGACAAGACGGGGTCGGTGGCCGCGCCCACGGCGGGCCTGCACTTTACGCCGCCCCTGCGGGAAAAGTTGGCCGAAAGGGGCTTCCAATGGGCAGAAGTAACCCTATATGTTGGGTACGGCACCTTCAGCCCCGTGCGCACACCCGACATCCGCAGTCACCGCATGCACAGGGAATACGTGGAAGTTCCTGAATCCACGGCTCTGGCCATAGCCGAGGCGCGCGCGCAGAAAAGACCCGTCATCGCCGTGGGCACAACCAGCCTGCGCACCCTAGAGGGCGTGGCGGAACTCTGCGGCAGGGTGCAGGCCTACATGGGCTGGACGGACATTTTTTTGTATCCCGGCAGGCCGTTCCGCGTGGTTGAAGGTCTTGTGACCAACTTCCATCTGCCGGAATCCTCACTGCTTATGCTGGTGGCAGCCTTCGCGGGGCGCAAGCGCATGCTGGACGCCTACGCCGAGGCCATTGCCAATGGGTACAGATTTTTTTCATATGGGGATGCCATGCTGATCCGCTGA
- a CDS encoding ferredoxin family protein yields the protein MSRVVFLEERCKGCRLCVEACPVHILRPSGRFNRHGYEVMEMDGQCTGCASCALMCPDVAIRVFKSEKKKGGAA from the coding sequence ATGTCACGAGTCGTTTTTCTGGAAGAACGCTGCAAGGGCTGCCGCCTGTGTGTGGAAGCCTGTCCTGTGCATATTTTACGGCCATCAGGCCGTTTTAACCGTCATGGCTACGAGGTTATGGAGATGGACGGGCAGTGCACCGGCTGCGCCTCCTGCGCTCTCATGTGCCCCGATGTGGCCATTCGCGTGTTCAAAAGTGAAAAAAAGAAAGGGGGCGCGGCATGA
- the vorB gene encoding 3-methyl-2-oxobutanoate dehydrogenase subunit VorB, with protein MSQGQNSSERILIKGNEAVAFGAVDAGCRCYFGYPITPQNEIPEVLSSLLPENGGQFVQAESEVAAVNMLLGAAACGIPALTSSSSCGVSLMQEGISYMAGSHIPGVMVNMQRGGPGLGDIGPSQGDYFQAVKGGGHGDHRNLTLAPATAQECYDFMFRAFALAFKYANPVMVLGDAIVGQIKEPVRRVTPADAVSPEALAAMSKDWRLEGYGKRGAKAAPRLLKSVYLAEGALAERNRMLMAKHEAMKAECAWECVDVDDAELVVVAFGSIARIARSAIRQLRAEGHKIGLFRPITLFPYPDAALRALVPGRRFLVMEQNTGQMVEDVRLALFAQPGVSASTVLWHGIMPGLFIGADALREPMLQALKEK; from the coding sequence ATGAGTCAGGGCCAAAACTCCTCTGAACGCATTCTCATAAAAGGCAATGAAGCCGTGGCCTTTGGCGCTGTGGACGCAGGCTGCCGCTGCTATTTCGGCTACCCCATCACGCCGCAGAATGAAATCCCCGAAGTGCTTTCCTCGCTGCTGCCGGAGAACGGCGGCCAGTTTGTGCAGGCCGAAAGCGAAGTGGCGGCTGTCAACATGCTGCTCGGCGCTGCGGCCTGCGGCATTCCGGCGCTCACGTCCTCATCCAGTTGCGGCGTATCCCTCATGCAGGAAGGCATTTCCTACATGGCGGGCAGCCATATTCCGGGCGTCATGGTCAACATGCAGCGCGGCGGGCCGGGCCTTGGCGACATCGGCCCCTCGCAGGGCGACTATTTTCAGGCCGTCAAGGGCGGCGGTCACGGCGACCACCGCAACCTGACGCTGGCCCCGGCCACGGCCCAGGAATGCTATGATTTCATGTTCCGTGCCTTTGCCCTGGCCTTCAAGTACGCCAACCCGGTCATGGTGCTGGGCGACGCCATTGTGGGCCAGATAAAGGAACCCGTGCGGCGCGTGACGCCTGCTGACGCGGTGTCGCCCGAAGCGCTGGCGGCCATGAGCAAGGACTGGAGGCTTGAAGGTTACGGCAAGCGGGGGGCCAAGGCCGCGCCGCGCCTGCTCAAGTCCGTGTATCTTGCCGAAGGCGCGCTGGCCGAGCGCAACCGCATGCTCATGGCAAAGCACGAGGCCATGAAGGCCGAGTGCGCGTGGGAATGCGTGGACGTTGACGACGCCGAGCTTGTGGTGGTGGCCTTTGGCTCCATTGCCCGCATAGCCCGCAGCGCCATACGCCAGTTGCGGGCCGAGGGGCACAAGATTGGCCTGTTCCGCCCCATCACGCTCTTTCCTTATCCGGATGCAGCACTGCGCGCGCTCGTGCCTGGCCGCCGCTTCCTGGTAATGGAACAGAATACGGGGCAGATGGTGGAAGACGTACGGCTGGCCCTTTTTGCCCAGCCCGGCGTAAGCGCGTCAACCGTGCTCTGGCACGGCATCATGCCCGGCCTCTTCATCGGGGCTGACGCCCTGCGTGAACCCATGCTACAGGCCCTCAAGGAGAAATAG
- a CDS encoding thiamine pyrophosphate-dependent enzyme → MSSQQMDAQWLPQEGETLVFDTNPVLNERQTHYCPGCHHGIAHRLVSEVLHELGVADRTILVAAVGCATFTYDYFNVDGLEAPHGRACAVATGVRRARPESVVFTYQGDGDMAAIGMAESLHAANRGEKITTIFINNTVYGMTGGQMAPTTLLGQKTTTTRQGRSLGNEGGPIRMAEIMAQLDGVAYAARCSLDSVKNVRAAKKAVRKAFDVQLQGLGFGFIELLSGCPTNWHMDPIAANKRIAEAMIPVFPLGVYKDVTVPAAEAAKGHTAGEAGRE, encoded by the coding sequence ATGTCATCTCAGCAAATGGACGCCCAATGGCTGCCGCAAGAGGGCGAAACCCTGGTTTTTGATACAAATCCCGTGCTCAACGAGCGCCAGACCCACTACTGCCCCGGCTGCCACCACGGCATAGCCCACAGGCTTGTCAGCGAGGTGCTGCACGAACTGGGCGTGGCGGATCGCACCATACTTGTGGCCGCAGTGGGCTGCGCCACCTTTACCTATGACTACTTCAACGTGGACGGCCTTGAAGCCCCGCACGGGCGCGCCTGCGCCGTGGCAACGGGCGTGCGCCGCGCCAGGCCGGAATCCGTGGTCTTCACCTATCAGGGCGACGGCGACATGGCCGCCATCGGCATGGCCGAATCCCTGCACGCGGCCAACCGTGGCGAAAAGATCACCACCATCTTCATCAACAATACGGTGTACGGCATGACGGGCGGGCAGATGGCCCCCACCACGCTGCTGGGGCAAAAAACCACCACCACGCGCCAGGGCCGCAGCCTTGGCAATGAGGGCGGCCCCATCCGCATGGCCGAAATCATGGCCCAGCTGGACGGCGTGGCCTATGCCGCGCGCTGCTCGCTGGATTCCGTCAAAAACGTGCGCGCCGCCAAAAAGGCCGTGCGCAAGGCTTTTGACGTGCAGTTGCAGGGGCTCGGCTTTGGCTTTATCGAGCTGCTTTCCGGCTGCCCCACCAACTGGCATATGGACCCCATAGCCGCCAACAAGCGCATTGCCGAGGCCATGATTCCCGTGTTTCCTCTGGGCGTGTACAAGGATGTAACCGTGCCCGCCGCAGAAGCCGCAAAGGGGCATACAGCCGGGGAGGCAGGCCGTGAGTAG
- a CDS encoding 2-oxoacid:acceptor oxidoreductase family protein, with the protein MSSYQDVIIAGFGGQGVMLIGNLLAQAGMEHGLEVSFIPVYGAEMRGGTANCTVVMDEHAIGSPLVREPLSTIILNEPSLTKFQPRLHKDGVQVVNASLVGKELLDASLRTVYVPVNDMAHELGNVKMANMVALGAWLKATGALPLVEVQETIKRVTSAHYAKLIPANMKALEAGYAFA; encoded by the coding sequence GTGAGTAGCTATCAGGACGTCATTATCGCCGGGTTCGGCGGCCAGGGGGTCATGCTCATAGGCAACCTTCTGGCACAGGCAGGCATGGAGCACGGCCTTGAGGTGAGCTTCATCCCCGTGTACGGCGCGGAAATGCGCGGCGGCACGGCCAACTGCACCGTGGTTATGGACGAACACGCCATTGGCTCGCCGCTGGTACGTGAACCTTTGTCCACCATCATTCTCAACGAACCCTCGCTGACCAAGTTCCAGCCGCGTCTGCACAAGGACGGGGTGCAGGTGGTCAACGCCTCCCTGGTGGGCAAGGAGCTTCTGGACGCCTCCCTGCGCACTGTCTATGTCCCGGTCAACGACATGGCCCATGAACTGGGCAATGTGAAGATGGCCAACATGGTGGCTCTCGGCGCGTGGCTCAAGGCCACGGGAGCGCTGCCGCTCGTGGAAGTGCAGGAAACCATCAAAAGAGTGACAAGCGCCCACTATGCCAAGCTTATTCCGGCCAACATGAAGGCTCTGGAAGCTGGCTACGCCTTTGCCTGA
- the gap gene encoding type I glyceraldehyde-3-phosphate dehydrogenase, translated as MSKIRIGINGFGRIGRQVFRALHKSYRDRVEVVAINDLFDAETNFHLLEYDSVYGRAYLDAKIDGTEVTVGDWKVHCFAERDPKQLAWGEYGVDIVVESTGIFRKASQCSVHIENGAKKVIITAPAKEEDITIVMGVNHQEYDPAKHHIVSNASCTTNCLAPVALVLQNEFGIQIGNMTTIHSYTNDQRILDMAHKDPRRARAAACNIIPTSTGAAQAVAKVIPALKGKFSGYSLRVPTPTVSVVDFSGILEKETDTETLLGKLKDASETYLKGILEYNDKALVSMDFKGNPASSILEASYTTVQDGKMVKVVAWYDNEWGYSCRVCDLACLMAEKGI; from the coding sequence ATGAGCAAAATCAGAATAGGCATCAATGGCTTTGGCCGCATCGGCAGGCAGGTTTTTCGCGCCCTGCACAAGAGCTACCGCGACCGCGTGGAAGTGGTGGCCATCAACGACCTTTTTGACGCTGAAACCAACTTTCACCTGCTGGAATACGATTCCGTATACGGACGCGCCTATCTGGACGCCAAGATCGACGGCACAGAAGTGACCGTGGGCGACTGGAAGGTGCACTGCTTCGCCGAGCGCGACCCCAAGCAGCTTGCCTGGGGTGAATACGGCGTGGACATTGTGGTGGAAAGCACGGGCATATTCCGCAAGGCTTCCCAGTGCTCCGTCCACATTGAAAACGGGGCCAAAAAGGTCATCATCACCGCTCCGGCCAAGGAAGAAGACATCACCATCGTCATGGGCGTCAACCATCAGGAATACGATCCGGCCAAACACCACATCGTGTCCAACGCCTCGTGCACGACCAACTGCCTTGCCCCCGTGGCCCTGGTGCTGCAAAACGAATTCGGCATCCAGATCGGCAACATGACCACCATCCACTCCTACACCAACGACCAGCGCATTCTGGACATGGCCCACAAGGACCCCCGCCGTGCCCGCGCCGCCGCGTGCAATATCATTCCCACGTCCACTGGCGCGGCGCAGGCCGTGGCCAAGGTCATCCCCGCGCTCAAGGGCAAGTTCAGCGGCTACTCGCTGCGCGTGCCCACGCCCACCGTGTCTGTGGTGGACTTCAGCGGCATCCTTGAAAAGGAAACCGACACCGAAACCCTGCTGGGCAAGCTCAAGGACGCCTCGGAGACCTACCTCAAAGGCATTCTTGAATACAACGACAAGGCCCTGGTTTCCATGGACTTCAAGGGCAACCCGGCCTCCTCCATCCTTGAGGCTTCCTACACCACGGTGCAGGACGGCAAGATGGTCAAGGTGGTGGCCTGGTACGACAACGAGTGGGGCTACTCCTGCCGCGTTTGCGACCTGGCCTGCCTCATGGCTGAAAAGGGCATCTAG
- a CDS encoding GAF domain-containing protein, translating into MAQDYFRALRDVALVINSSLEPKDVLHKITEQTAVTMGCKASTIRLLDSTGRFLLPSAAYGLSGTYLRKGPVEVKRSGMDGEVLAGKTIHLKDAAADGRFQYPDSARAEGLVSVLSAPLMVDGKAIGLIRVYSAKEREFTADEQTFMEAVAAISALAIENARLHEALRNNYELMTKHAYSVYED; encoded by the coding sequence ATGGCACAAGACTATTTTCGCGCTCTCAGAGATGTTGCGCTGGTCATCAACTCCAGCCTTGAGCCCAAGGATGTCCTGCACAAAATAACCGAACAGACAGCCGTCACCATGGGCTGCAAGGCCAGCACCATCCGCCTGCTGGACAGCACGGGCCGCTTTTTGCTGCCCAGCGCGGCCTACGGGCTTTCCGGCACCTACCTGCGCAAGGGGCCGGTGGAAGTGAAACGCAGCGGCATGGACGGCGAAGTCCTTGCCGGCAAAACCATCCACCTCAAGGACGCCGCCGCTGACGGACGCTTTCAGTACCCCGATTCGGCCAGGGCAGAAGGCCTTGTTTCCGTTCTGTCCGCCCCGCTGATGGTGGACGGCAAGGCCATTGGCCTTATCCGCGTATATTCCGCAAAAGAACGTGAGTTCACGGCCGACGAACAGACCTTTATGGAAGCCGTGGCCGCCATTTCGGCCCTGGCCATTGAAAACGCGCGCCTGCATGAGGCGCTGCGCAACAATTACGAACTGATGACCAAGCACGCGTACTCGGTTTACGAAGACTAG
- a CDS encoding bactofilin family protein has protein sequence MAKDEIAYLGSDTVYEGKLHFKGTVRIEGKYNGEIVSEGTLNVGKDAQVTGTLDVGELLLSGRFSGEITARRRVVVYGSGILEGRVQTPVLLTEEGGIIEGQVSMQSSGKVKA, from the coding sequence GTGGCCAAGGACGAAATAGCCTACCTGGGTTCCGATACCGTTTATGAAGGCAAGCTGCATTTCAAGGGCACCGTACGCATTGAAGGCAAGTACAATGGCGAGATCGTGAGCGAAGGCACACTGAATGTGGGCAAGGACGCTCAGGTCACCGGCACGCTTGATGTGGGCGAACTTCTGCTCTCTGGCCGGTTCTCCGGCGAAATCACGGCCCGTCGCCGCGTGGTGGTGTACGGATCGGGCATACTTGAAGGCCGCGTGCAAACCCCCGTGCTGCTGACCGAAGAGGGCGGCATCATTGAAGGGCAGGTGAGCATGCAGAGCTCCGGCAAGGTCAAAGCCTAG
- the rodA gene encoding rod shape-determining protein RodA gives MDKSLLSYINWGLLACMLLLYLVGVGNLYSASGTRVESGLAFNSFYQRQIIWGLCGLACMLLAMMFDYRQLRNLAWPFFFLTIFLLLLVPIAGKTVYGAKRWISLGFMSLQPSELAKLSVLVLAARLLARDSRPLGWKDFFSVFFICLLPCALIITQPDLGTTMLLLLILAGMILFHGLKGYVLKTCLLAVPGVGALMWFVGMHDYQRQRILTFLDPTTDPRGTGYHIIQSRIAIGSGELWGKGFREGTQSQLRFLPERHSDFAVAVFGEEWGFVGCVALVTLFCLFLLSIFSTAVQAKDRFGSMLVVGVFFYFFWQILINMGMVIGIMPVVGIPLPFISYGGSATLVNFTLLGIVLNVSMRRFMFKG, from the coding sequence ATGGATAAAAGTCTTCTCAGCTATATCAACTGGGGCCTCCTGGCCTGCATGCTGCTGCTCTATCTTGTGGGCGTGGGCAATCTGTATTCGGCCAGCGGTACGCGGGTCGAATCCGGGCTGGCCTTCAACAGCTTTTACCAGCGCCAGATTATCTGGGGCCTGTGCGGTCTGGCCTGCATGCTGCTGGCCATGATGTTTGACTACCGGCAGTTGCGCAACCTGGCCTGGCCCTTCTTTTTTCTGACCATATTTCTGCTGCTGCTGGTGCCCATTGCGGGCAAGACCGTGTACGGAGCCAAGCGCTGGATATCGCTTGGCTTCATGAGCCTTCAGCCCTCCGAACTGGCCAAGCTTTCAGTGCTGGTGCTGGCTGCCCGGCTGCTGGCACGCGACAGCCGCCCCCTTGGCTGGAAGGACTTTTTCTCCGTATTCTTCATCTGCCTGCTGCCCTGCGCCCTCATCATCACCCAGCCAGACCTTGGCACCACCATGCTCCTTCTGCTTATCCTGGCGGGCATGATACTTTTTCACGGGCTCAAGGGCTATGTGCTGAAAACATGCCTTCTGGCCGTGCCCGGCGTAGGGGCTCTCATGTGGTTTGTGGGCATGCACGACTATCAGCGCCAGCGCATTCTGACCTTCCTTGACCCGACTACCGACCCGCGCGGCACCGGCTACCACATCATCCAGTCGCGCATCGCCATCGGCTCCGGCGAACTGTGGGGCAAGGGCTTCAGAGAGGGCACGCAAAGCCAGCTACGCTTTCTTCCAGAACGCCATTCGGACTTTGCCGTGGCCGTTTTTGGCGAGGAATGGGGCTTTGTGGGCTGCGTTGCCCTGGTCACCCTGTTCTGCCTCTTTCTGCTTTCCATCTTTTCCACAGCCGTGCAGGCCAAGGATCGTTTTGGCAGCATGCTGGTGGTCGGAGTATTCTTTTACTTTTTCTGGCAGATACTTATCAACATGGGTATGGTCATCGGCATCATGCCCGTGGTGGGCATTCCGCTGCCCTTCATCAGCTACGGGGGCAGCGCCACTCTGGTCAATTTCACGCTGCTGGGCATAGTGCTCAACGTGTCCATGCGGCGATTCATGTTCAAGGGTTAA
- the mrdA gene encoding penicillin-binding protein 2: MFRKAKKSLLGAKDKHASKGIRSWLKIQVESEGYQPPRGGVILLQVLVGLLFFVFVVRFWYLQMHRGAEFAQQAQNNRLRIERIFAPRGRIMDDQGKVLADNRTAYGLSLVREDCPDIPATLAQISAWSGIPLPQIWDKFRQDRFKVKSFEPLLMITDIDFDLVARIESEIYAWPGLEIVVRTKRSYPEKDLFAHVLGYVAEANEQEMAADSALAMGDLVGKQGLELELEKQLRGRKGLYDVEVDAHSRVLGKFLREEPRGGKEIRLSLDRDLQEAAWNALGGEAGCVVVMEPNTGKLRALVTSPAYDNNLFAAGISQRDWDALRTNSRFPLQNRVIQSVYPPGSVWKLVVAAMLLERGVSPRESVNCSGQVTLGNQIFRCWKRGGHGAQDMQNALINSCDVYFYQMGERMGIDKLEEFAKASGFGRPTGIDLPHEKSGLVPSKDWKRRRFGRPWVRGETYNVSIGQGYTLVTPVQMAVFVAGLLNGGDLLKPQLLDDAPREIKGHIPAKPSTLNFVVEAMRKTAAGGTARVVGRKDADMGGKTGTAQVVKLKMAANDRRLRTHEMEYAQRDHAWVTTWGIKDGKSYVVVVMVEHGGGGSSVAGPVAKKVYDHLFGPDPNAPAAPVIQAPVSPGERAD, encoded by the coding sequence ATGTTTCGGAAAGCTAAGAAGAGCCTGCTCGGCGCAAAAGACAAGCACGCCAGCAAGGGCATACGCTCCTGGCTGAAAATCCAGGTTGAAAGCGAAGGCTACCAGCCCCCGCGCGGCGGGGTCATCCTGCTTCAGGTGCTGGTTGGTCTGCTGTTTTTTGTTTTTGTGGTGCGCTTCTGGTATCTGCAGATGCACCGTGGGGCAGAGTTTGCGCAGCAGGCACAGAACAACCGCCTGCGCATCGAGCGCATCTTCGCCCCGCGAGGCCGCATCATGGACGATCAGGGCAAGGTGCTGGCCGACAACCGCACGGCCTACGGCCTTTCGCTGGTGCGCGAAGACTGCCCCGACATCCCCGCGACCCTGGCCCAGATCAGCGCGTGGTCGGGCATTCCCCTGCCGCAGATTTGGGACAAGTTCCGTCAGGACAGGTTCAAGGTCAAATCATTTGAACCGCTCCTGATGATTACAGATATCGATTTCGACCTCGTGGCCCGCATCGAATCGGAAATCTATGCGTGGCCCGGCCTTGAAATCGTGGTACGCACCAAGCGCAGCTACCCTGAAAAAGACCTCTTTGCGCACGTGCTCGGCTATGTGGCTGAAGCCAACGAGCAGGAAATGGCCGCAGACAGCGCCCTTGCCATGGGCGACCTTGTGGGCAAGCAGGGCCTGGAACTGGAGCTGGAAAAGCAGTTGCGCGGCCGCAAGGGCCTCTACGACGTCGAGGTGGACGCCCACTCCCGCGTACTGGGCAAATTTTTGCGTGAAGAACCCCGTGGCGGCAAGGAAATACGCCTCTCGCTGGACAGAGACCTTCAGGAGGCTGCCTGGAACGCCCTTGGCGGCGAGGCTGGCTGCGTTGTCGTTATGGAACCGAACACGGGCAAGCTGCGCGCGCTCGTCACCTCGCCCGCCTATGACAACAACCTTTTTGCGGCGGGCATTTCCCAGCGCGACTGGGACGCCCTGCGCACCAACAGCCGTTTTCCCCTGCAAAACCGGGTCATCCAGAGCGTGTATCCGCCAGGCTCGGTGTGGAAGCTGGTCGTGGCCGCCATGCTGCTGGAGCGTGGCGTCAGCCCGCGTGAAAGCGTGAACTGCTCCGGGCAGGTCACGCTTGGCAACCAGATCTTCCGCTGCTGGAAGCGCGGCGGACATGGCGCACAGGACATGCAGAACGCCCTGATCAACTCCTGCGACGTTTATTTTTATCAGATGGGCGAGCGCATGGGCATCGACAAGCTGGAGGAATTTGCCAAGGCCAGCGGCTTCGGCCGCCCCACCGGCATTGACCTGCCGCACGAAAAATCCGGACTTGTGCCCTCCAAGGACTGGAAGCGCCGCCGCTTCGGCCGCCCCTGGGTGCGCGGCGAGACCTACAACGTTTCCATCGGCCAGGGCTATACCCTGGTTACCCCCGTGCAGATGGCCGTATTTGTCGCGGGCCTGCTCAACGGCGGCGACCTGCTCAAGCCCCAGTTGCTGGATGACGCGCCGCGCGAAATCAAGGGCCACATACCTGCCAAGCCCTCTACCCTCAATTTTGTGGTTGAGGCCATGCGCAAAACGGCCGCGGGCGGCACGGCCAGGGTGGTGGGCCGCAAGGACGCCGACATGGGCGGCAAAACGGGCACGGCCCAGGTGGTCAAACTCAAGATGGCCGCCAACGACCGCCGCCTGCGCACCCACGAAATGGAATACGCCCAGCGCGATCACGCCTGGGTTACCACATGGGGCATCAAGGACGGCAAATCCTATGTGGTGGTGGTCATGGTCGAGCACGGCGGCGGCGGCTCCAGCGTGGCTGGTCCCGTGGCAAAAAAAGTCTACGATCACCTTTTTGGCCCCGACCCCAACGCTCCGGCGGCTCCTGTAATTCAGGCCCCGGTCAGCCCGGGGGAACGGGCCGACTAG